The Equus przewalskii isolate Varuska chromosome 4, EquPr2, whole genome shotgun sequence region AGATATTTGACAGTCAGACAACTGTTCCTGTGTGTGGCAAAGGCTTGCTAAAAtgacttccttttctctctgggcGCACACATAAAACCACATTTCCTGACCCTTTTGCAGTTAGGTTGGACCATGTGACTGATTCTGCCAACACGGAAAGTGGGCAAAACAACTCTTACAGGCTTGGCCAAGACTTCTTTCACTATCTGCCCTTTTTCTTTGGCCAGCCAGGTACACAGGATTTAGTGGAGGACTCTGTGAGGGGTCTGAGGGCCATCAGATAAGAGTCTCTGAGTCACCACTTGGAGAAGACACCCCCCGAGTTGCCACTGAAGAGGGGAACCATTTGGGGAGAGATGAGACGGTGTACCAGGTGAATCTGCAGTGTGCTTTCGCTGCATTAAGGCACTGAGGTGTAGAGGTTTGTTTCCACTGCCTAGCTTAGCCTGCCCTAACgctgtgcctggcactgaggaATACAAAACATTGATCTGTGAGCTGAATGAATTAcaacttcaatttttattttcttatgtctaACATTGAGCCTGTAATTGGCCTTCTCAccaattatttaacaaatacttaccTAGAggctactgtgtgccaagcattgcAATGGTGAGCAAAAACCACATGCTTTCcatgccctcatggagcttacagtcttgtGAGGAATGGATCTATATCAAACAATCACTCAAGGAAATGTAAAATTCCAGCTGTTGTGAGTGATGTGATAGCTGGAAACCTGGCATtaaaaggggattttttttcccagttaggaATAAATGTTGAGCACTTTCAAGGTGTAATTGCCATTtggtaaaaatgatttaaaaatataactaagtTTGAATGTGATAAAGCAAAATATAACTAAATCTGTATACAACTAAGAGTCACGGGTTTTATTGTTAAATCTTTCCACTTAATAGTTTCAACTAGGGATTTGCTCCAAATTATAAACTTCTAAAATGCATGTATAAGAATTTAATGATGAGTGTGAAACTATCATTTGTTAGCTCCTAAgacacttgcaaatatctttttactccttttttttaaattgtagtgtTTGTTACTTTTCTCTATTAGCAATAAGTTCTTACTGTATTGGTAACAAATTCCTGCTGAACCAGAGTTTTACACAGAAGGCCTCCTTCAATAAAAGTTAAACCAGATCGAATCATTAAATACCTTCTTGAATTAGAACTCGTCATTCTGGTAACCCCCTTGGCCTTTCAAACTTTGCTTACCAAGCAAATGCTGCTTTCAGCAAGCTCATACATGGGATGAAACTATTTTAGATTTGCAGTGAGCAGCTTTGTGTTTCCACTCCcagatacacaaatatatatcttatatatatttttgatatattatgatatatatacatacacacaatgcaTATACATATCAACATCTATACATATATTCATCACTTCTGTTTAAAAACTTAATTCTCATAATTGAAAGAGTGATGAAAATCATTACATAAATGACTCATTCCACAtatggaaaaaagacaaagattttatttctgtagTTTGTACAAAAAACACCAGTTGCTATTATGTTCACACAGAAGGCACTTTAGGTATTTTAAAATGGTTGAGTCAGAACAGGCGTCCACTGGATATCCAGACCACGCTCTGCCAGCAAGATATACCACAGTCAAGAATGGACTGAGGAGGATTTTATTAAATTCCATTTGAGAGAAATTATAGGATTTTAAAGCTGCAGATGTCCTAGAGATGTAATACAAATGTCACAGGTAAGGAAGCTAAAGTCCAAAACGGTAAAAGAATTTGTTCACTACACGTAATTTAGTCTTGGTCCCAGACCTAGACTCCAGGTCTCCTAAACCGGGTGCAGCTTTCTCTGCACCACAGTTTTTGCCCAACAACTGAAGGTCTGGCTGGATTATCTCTGGTTCTTCCAACACTATGCTGCCTCCATGGTCAGAGAGTTTTATGGGATAGGTCTAATTCAAATCTGTCTTCTGCCTTCTTGGTTATTTCTCTTGTGTTCTCAGTTCTCAGTCTTTTATCATCAGCACTGCTAACCCTCTGGTTTATTTAAAAGACACACCGAGTAACACCAACGAGGAGGTTAACACCCACCCAATCTGAATGGCTGGGACACGGGACCCAGCCACGCCCAGCCCCAGCCGGGAAAAGGTGAAGGGGCAACACGGTCTGCTCCAGCGTCCGACCACACGTGCCACGGCTGGAGGAGCGGCTGCCGTCCCTCCAATCCGCTTAGGCCCCGAGGTGGAAGAGGGGGCGCGCCCTGGGTAGGGGCGGGGCCAGCCACCTGTCCATCACCGAGTCCGCGGGTGGCAGCACCTACCACACCGCGGTACCTTGGcgaggcggggccggggcgggaggGCCGCGGCCGGGGGAGGCGGGGCCAGGCTAGCGGGAGCCAATCCGCTGGGCGGCGGGAGGGGGCGAGGGCGGGGTCATCGCGCGCAACCCAAACACACGGGCCGGGGCGCACCCTGGAGCCGCGCCGCTCCTCGGCCTTCCGGTGCGAGGGCCggcagcctcctctcctccagagCACCCCCTCCCACCTTCGCGGCCCagacccccgcccccccaccacaCCGCGGCCCCTCCTCCGCGGGGGAGTGCGCGGCGACGGTTGCCGGGAAGCGCGcgccgcccctccctccccttctccgtCCTCCACTCACGCGCCACccgtttctcctctttctccgtTAATAACAGCTGGGTGGCTGCGGGAGGAGGGAAGGTGGCCCCGGCGGCGTCTGGGCGGGCGCCTCCCACTCACCCGCGAGCCGCCGTGGGAGCAGGAGGATGGCGGCGGTAGCAGCGGCCGCCCGGGAGGAGGCGGTGCCGAGAGCCGGGGCGCAGAGCGCGGCGGTGGCGGCAGAGAGCGGCAGCGGCCCGTCGCGGCGCACCAGAACCGAAACCAGCGGCCGCCGCGCAGCCACCTGAGCCGCCCCTCCCGCCAGAGCCAGCGAGCGGCGCCCGCCGGCGCCGGCACCTCCTTCCTCCCCGCCTCGCCTCGCCTCCCGCGCCCCCCGTCAGGCCGCCGACCTCGCCGCCGTCGCCCCCGAGAAGGAGAGCGCGCCGGGCGCCGACCGCCCCTCGGGGCGCCGGGTGGCGGCCCTGGACGTGCGGGCGGCTCTCTGGGCCGGCCGCGGCGCCTCGGCCCTGCCCTCTCGCTCCCGCGCTCGCTCCCGCCCTCCCGGCGCTCCGGGAGCTGCGCGCGGGCCCGGCCCGGGGCAGGGCAGACATGGGCGCCAAGCAGAGCGGCCCGGCCGCGGCTAACGGCCGCACTCGCGCGTACTCGGGCTCGGATTTACCTTCCAGCAGCAGCGGAGGGGCCAATGGGaccgcgggcggcggcggcggcggcggggcccgggCCGCGGCCGCGGGGAGGTTTCCGGCTCAGGTGCCCGGCGCGCACCAGCCCAGCGCCTCGGGCGGCGCCGCGGCGGCCTCGGCTGCCCCGCGCAGCCGCTCCCTCGGCGGGGCTGGGGGGAGCGTGGCGTCGGGGGCCCGCGGCGCGCAGTCCTCCTTCAGCATCCCCAACAGCAGCAGCGGCCCGTACGGCTCGCAGGACTCGGTCCACAGCAGCCCCGaggacggcggcggcggcggcagggaCCGGCCGGCCGGCGGGGGCCCCGGCGGGCCGCGCCTGGTGATCGGCTCCTTACCAGCTCACCTCTCGCCGCACATGTTTGGAGGTacggccccctccctccccgctccccgGGTCCCTGCCTCCCGCGGGCGGCACGTGGGCCACGGCCGCGCCGGCTTTCCCCCTTCCCTGCTGCAGCCCGAGCGCCGGGGGCTGCCGCGCGGCCCACCCAGCCGCCCCTCCGGGGAGGAAAATTGCCGCTTAACCCTGGCGGCGCCGCTCCCGCCTAGACCCtggtgtttgattttttaaaagcacggTGTGCACCCTCACCCCATAGCGGCTCCCCAGtagagaaagtctttattttcccCAGGAAGGGAATGGagtaaatatattgttttaaaacaagCCGACGCAACAGCCCTCGTGCTTGTGGCTTTTGGTATCAGGAAGTCAGGAGAAAACCCATTGCTGAAATGTCGTTCTATCTGGAGACTCGAGTGGTGAGCCGTTTTTAAAGGCCAGAAGTCAGAGGGTCTCAGTGAACGTAGGAGTATTTGAAAAAGGAGGCGCTTGTCTCCTTTGGGCTGACTGTTAATATGAAACTGTAGTTCCGAAGTCTGTGTAAATAGTCCCACCTACCACAGATACTTTAATTGGACGAATGTGTTAATGAATAGTGTATTTTTAAGCCCAGTAAACTGCAACTTTAGATAATGGTTAATGTGAGTCCTGCTTCATTTGGACAGAGCGTCTAAAAAGTTGAAAACAGTTTCTTAAGGAGAGAAACTAATAATTATCACAACCCTGCCTgcaagatgcagcaaaagcccAGGCACTTTTGAAAAGCAGTGTTGGCCAGAGTTCAGGAGAAGTCACttgtgaaaaatggaaatttttaatggCAAAATGATGTGCTTTTATGTAGAAACAGGAGGGAGGTGCACTTGGTTTGAGGAAAATGAACTCAGCCTCTTCGATTGTGTCTTATGGTGATAATCTTTACCTCAAAACAGCTAATAGTCGATAAATCAAGACACCTCTCCCTTTCCAGTTcttgcaaagaaacagaagttaaaTATAGTTAGAGATGTTGACTATAGAAGATAAACATTCCTATGTCATTGCATTATGTATCGTGATGTTACGTACATTTACAGTTGAGCACAGATGAACAGTGAAAACATCATCCCCTCCATTTTTGTGCCCCTTTCACTCGTACGtttctaaatgtgaaaaatttcAGTAGGAAGTTGGTAAAGTGGGATGTTCAATAATGTAATTTATCTGTTCTGACGTTTTGTACTATCCGCATTCACGTTAGcataaattaaaaatgggaaTGTCATATTtagttgtttccatctttttaataCTGCCTTGCCCATTCAATATAGAACAACTCCTTAATTACCTTACTTTAATTACTTGTTATAATTTTGCcgcataaataaaaatattgatatttcttaaaattgggccatttgagaaaaaaatcttgttttggggaaaaagaaCTAGTGCTGTTCTTACTGTGGTTTGATCATATTAACACAGTTGAAGGTGTTGTAGCCACCACATTGAGGAGTAACCAAAGACAGTTTCTTCAGAGGGAGATTAGTGCAAGAGTAAAGGATAAGCTGGTTTtcaaaaaatttgtctttttaaaatggaaatttgcaTTTAGCAGTTATGATCATCAAAAGACATGTATATTTAAAAGCTTAAGGAGGAATAGGAAAAGGCTTGTCAGATTAatgtctcttatttttttaatgtatcaattactatttactcatttgttttaaaGGGCTGATAACTTCCTTTGACAAAGAGCTAGTATGGCtgtatgactttattttcttgaatatattcCTTTCAGAGCAGGGGGCAAATAGTTGACACCCATGCTATTAATTCATAGTAAATTAGCAAATGAAGATCTGGTTGCCGAAAGTTGGAGAAGtaaagcatttatcttttttcttaccTAAATTCCTAGCTTTGTGCACTTAGTTTTCTTAGTACTTTTGGGGTTAGGATGATTGGGGCCTGCGAGCAGCACAGTGTCGTTGAGGAATTTGTGGCAACCTTTCTTAACCTAGTCTTTGTAGAGAATGGAGCCCTGATGTCCTAAGGCACCTATTGTATGCAATTAACTTTtaacaattaacttttttttcGTGTACGTTTAGAATGATCTAATTGTGTATCATTCTTGGGAAATTTGAGAAAACAGTCACTCAAATAATTTGTGTTTGTTGGTTCAGATGAGGAGCCCCAGTTGAGAAGGATTGGAAGGGAATCAGAGAAATTACCTGTTCCTTTTATATGATGGGAACAAATCCTGGTCGAGACAGGGAGATGGAATATGTTTAGGTAAAAATGCATCTTTCTAGTGGCATTTGCTTTAGTGAGATTTTTACCTATATTTCAGTGGATGGGTTCATCAGGGAAACAATTGGAGCCTGTTTCTCATTGTCTGAGATTTAGAGAGCCAGATGATGAAtcttattattttaagaattagaCTTCAATATTCTAAACAGTGACATAATTTTTTGGTATGTGTTATGGG contains the following coding sequences:
- the ZNRF2 gene encoding E3 ubiquitin-protein ligase ZNRF2 isoform X2, encoding MGAKQSGPAAANGRTRAYSGSDLPSSSSGGANGTAGGGGGGGARAAAAGRFPAQVPGAHQPSASGGAAAASAAPRSRSLGGAGGSVASGARGAQSSFSIPNSSSGPYGSQDSVHSSPEDGGGGGRDRPAGGGPGGPRLVIGSLPAHLSPHMFGGFKCPVCSKFVPSDEMDLHLVMCLTKPRITYNEDVLSKDAGECAICLEELQQGDTIARLPCLCIYHKGCIDEWFEVNRSCPEHPSD
- the ZNRF2 gene encoding E3 ubiquitin-protein ligase ZNRF2 isoform X1, translating into MGAKQSGPAAANGRTRAYSGSDLPSSSSGGANGTAGGGGGGGARAAAAGRFPAQVPGAHQPSASGGAAAASAAPRSRSLGGAGGSVASGARGAQSSFSIPNSSSGPYGSQDSVHSSPEDGGGGGRDRPAGGGPGGPRLVIGSLPAHLSPHMFGGFKCPVCSKFVPSDEMDLHLVMCLTKPRITYNEDVLSKDAGECAICLEELQQGDTIARLPCLCIYHKGQMHHICISSSSLWDAATAWPPEWCVDLHPGSELAIPWLPKQRTRT